The Streptomyces sp. NBC_00670 genome window below encodes:
- a CDS encoding alpha-1,4-glucan--maltose-1-phosphate maltosyltransferase: MNPDPAIGRIPVLDVRPLVQGGRRPAKAVEGEAFRVTATVFVEGHDAIAANVVLTDPEGRPGPWTPMRELAPGTDRWGADVTPTAVGEWTYRVEAWSDPVSTWRHHAGIKIPARIDTELVLEEGARLHERAAGEVPDAAGRAALLAAAEALRDDTRSPESRHGAALAPRVRAVLAAHPLRDLVTASPTYPLQVERERALYGSWYEFFPRSENGGLDPSAHGTFRTAAERLPAIAAMGFDVVYLPPIHPIGTAYRKGPNNSLSASESDVGCPWAIGSPEGGHDAVHPALGTLDDFDAFVARARRLNMEIALDFALQCSPDHPWVEKHPEWFHHRSDGSIAYAENPPKKYQDIYPIAFDADMDGIVAETVRVLRHWMAHGVRIFRVDNPHTKPVVFWERVIGEINGRDPDVIFLAEAFTRPAMMHTLGAVGFQQSYTYFTWRTTKEELTEYLTELSGEAAAYMRPNFFANTPDILHAYLQHGGRPAFAVRAILAATLSPTWGIYSGYELCENTPLRPGSEEYLDSEKYQLRPRDWAAAEREGRTLAPLFTTLNAVRRRHPALRRLRNLRFHHTDNDSVLAYSKRTGTDTVVTVVNLDPHRTQEATVSLDMPHLGLDWHEVVPVRDELTGDTYSWGRANYVRLEPGDRPAHVLTVLRPSSPQIGGSPTP, translated from the coding sequence ATGAACCCCGACCCCGCCATCGGCCGCATTCCGGTCCTGGACGTCCGGCCGCTCGTCCAGGGCGGCCGGCGCCCCGCCAAGGCCGTCGAGGGCGAGGCCTTCCGTGTCACCGCCACGGTGTTCGTGGAGGGCCACGACGCGATCGCCGCCAACGTCGTCCTGACGGACCCCGAGGGCCGCCCCGGCCCGTGGACCCCGATGCGCGAGCTGGCCCCGGGCACCGACCGCTGGGGCGCCGACGTCACCCCGACGGCGGTCGGCGAGTGGACCTACCGGGTGGAGGCGTGGAGCGACCCCGTCTCCACCTGGCGGCACCACGCCGGCATCAAGATCCCGGCCCGGATCGACACCGAGCTGGTCCTGGAAGAGGGCGCCCGGCTCCACGAGCGGGCCGCCGGGGAAGTGCCGGACGCCGCCGGCCGGGCCGCACTCCTCGCCGCCGCCGAGGCGTTGCGCGACGACACCCGTTCCCCGGAGTCCCGGCACGGTGCCGCGCTCGCCCCCCGGGTACGCGCCGTCCTGGCCGCCCACCCGCTGCGCGACCTCGTCACCGCCTCGCCCACGTACCCCCTCCAGGTGGAGCGGGAGCGGGCGCTGTACGGCTCCTGGTACGAGTTCTTCCCGCGCAGCGAGAACGGGGGCCTGGACCCGTCGGCGCACGGCACGTTCCGGACGGCCGCCGAGCGGCTTCCGGCCATCGCCGCGATGGGCTTCGACGTCGTCTACCTCCCGCCCATCCACCCCATCGGCACCGCCTACCGCAAGGGCCCCAACAACAGCCTCTCCGCGAGCGAGTCGGACGTCGGCTGCCCCTGGGCGATCGGCTCACCGGAGGGCGGCCACGACGCGGTGCATCCGGCGCTCGGCACCCTGGACGACTTCGACGCCTTCGTCGCCCGCGCCCGGCGGCTCAACATGGAGATCGCCCTGGACTTCGCGTTGCAGTGCTCTCCCGACCACCCGTGGGTGGAGAAGCATCCGGAGTGGTTCCACCACCGCAGCGACGGTTCGATCGCGTACGCGGAGAACCCGCCGAAGAAGTACCAGGACATCTACCCGATCGCGTTCGACGCGGACATGGACGGCATCGTCGCGGAGACGGTACGGGTGCTGCGGCACTGGATGGCGCACGGGGTGCGGATCTTCCGGGTGGACAACCCGCACACCAAGCCGGTGGTGTTCTGGGAGCGGGTGATCGGCGAGATCAACGGCCGCGACCCGGACGTGATCTTCCTGGCGGAGGCGTTCACACGGCCCGCGATGATGCACACCCTGGGCGCCGTCGGTTTCCAGCAGTCGTACACGTACTTCACCTGGCGCACCACCAAGGAGGAGCTGACGGAGTACCTCACCGAACTCTCCGGTGAGGCGGCCGCCTATATGCGGCCGAACTTCTTCGCCAACACCCCCGACATCCTGCACGCCTACCTCCAGCACGGCGGCCGCCCCGCCTTCGCCGTCCGCGCCATCCTGGCCGCCACCCTGTCCCCGACGTGGGGCATCTACAGCGGCTACGAACTGTGCGAGAACACCCCGCTGCGCCCGGGCAGCGAGGAGTACCTCGACTCGGAGAAGTACCAACTGCGGCCCCGCGACTGGGCCGCCGCCGAGCGCGAGGGCCGCACACTGGCCCCCCTGTTCACCACGCTCAACGCGGTCCGGCGCCGGCACCCCGCCCTGCGCCGGCTCCGCAACCTCCGCTTCCACCACACCGACAACGACTCCGTGCTCGCGTACAGCAAGCGCACCGGCACGGACACCGTGGTGACCGTCGTGAACCTCGACCCGCATCGCACGCAGGAGGCGACGGTGTCGTTGGACATGCCGCACCTCGGCCTCGACTGGCACGAGGTGGTGCCGGTGCGCGACGAGCTCACCGGTGACACCTATTCCTGGGGCAGGGCCAACTATGTGCGACTGGAGCCGGGCGACAGGCCGGCACACGTGCTGACCGTCCTGCGACCGTCCTCACCGCAGATCGGAGGGTCACCCACACCATGA
- a CDS encoding DUF5133 domain-containing protein, whose product MLTPARAEVARHLERYREWERRMLAAPDDPEVRAGFEGMGQTLCTLMGKRCAREAAQAAERLLRADVAPTPRTAPVRTLPPVAGKPRAATGPRRGKRASARHGDPARHGEPAPAGTP is encoded by the coding sequence ATGCTGACGCCTGCCAGGGCCGAGGTCGCCCGCCATCTCGAGCGGTACCGGGAATGGGAACGCCGAATGCTCGCCGCCCCCGACGACCCCGAGGTGCGGGCCGGCTTCGAGGGCATGGGCCAGACCCTCTGCACCCTCATGGGGAAGCGCTGCGCACGGGAGGCCGCCCAGGCCGCCGAACGCCTGCTGCGCGCCGACGTCGCCCCCACCCCCCGCACCGCCCCCGTACGGACGCTGCCGCCGGTCGCGGGAAAGCCGCGCGCGGCGACCGGTCCCCGCCGCGGCAAACGCGCGTCCGCCCGGCACGGCGACCCCGCCCGGCACGGCGAGCCCGCCCCCGCCGGCACCCCCTAG
- the treS gene encoding maltose alpha-D-glucosyltransferase, with protein sequence MIVNEPVPDTFEDTPAKDRDPDWFKRAVFYEVLVRSFQDSNGDGIGDLKGLTAKLDYLQWLGVDCLWLPPFFKSPLRDGGYDVSDYTAVLPEFGDLADFVEFVDAAHQRGIRVIIDFVMNHTSDQHPWFQESRKDPDGPYGDYYVWADDDQGYPDARIIFVDTEASNWTYDPERKQYYFHRFFSHQPDLNYENPAVQEEILAALRFWLDLGIDGFRLDAVPYLYAEEGTNCENLPASHEFLKRVRKEIDTHYPDTVLLAEANQWPEDVVDYFGDYSTGGDECHMAFHFPVMPRIFMAVRRESRYPVSEILAKTPEIPFNCQWGIFLRNHDELTLEMVTDEERDYMWAEYAKDPRMRANIGIRRRLATLLDNDRNQIELFTALLLSLPGSPILYYGDEIGMGDNIWLGDRDAVRTPMQWTPDRNAGFSSCDPGRLFLPTIMDPVYGYQVTNVEASMSSPSSLLHWTRRMIEIRKQNPAFGLGSYTELPSSNPAVLAFLREHGDDLVLCVHNFSRFAQPTELDLQAFQGRHPVELIGGVRFPAIGELPYLLTLAGHGFYWFRLRRDAAPATKVSLIASA encoded by the coding sequence ATGATCGTCAACGAGCCCGTCCCGGACACCTTCGAGGACACCCCCGCCAAGGACCGGGACCCGGACTGGTTCAAACGCGCCGTCTTCTACGAAGTCCTGGTCCGCTCCTTCCAGGACAGCAACGGCGACGGCATCGGCGACCTCAAGGGTCTGACCGCCAAACTCGACTACCTCCAGTGGCTGGGGGTGGACTGTCTGTGGCTGCCGCCGTTCTTCAAGTCGCCGCTGCGGGACGGCGGTTACGACGTGTCCGACTACACGGCGGTGCTGCCGGAGTTCGGGGACCTGGCGGACTTCGTGGAGTTCGTGGACGCGGCCCACCAGCGCGGTATCCGCGTGATCATCGACTTCGTCATGAACCACACGAGCGATCAGCATCCGTGGTTCCAGGAGTCCCGCAAGGACCCCGACGGCCCCTACGGCGACTACTACGTCTGGGCCGACGACGACCAGGGCTATCCCGACGCACGCATCATCTTCGTCGACACGGAAGCGTCGAACTGGACCTACGATCCCGAGCGCAAGCAGTACTACTTCCACCGGTTCTTCTCCCACCAACCGGATCTCAACTACGAGAACCCGGCCGTGCAGGAGGAGATCCTCGCGGCCCTCCGCTTCTGGCTCGACCTCGGCATCGACGGCTTCCGGCTGGACGCCGTCCCCTATCTGTACGCCGAGGAGGGCACCAACTGCGAGAACCTGCCCGCCTCCCACGAGTTCCTGAAGCGGGTGCGCAAGGAGATCGACACGCACTACCCGGACACCGTGCTGCTCGCGGAGGCGAACCAGTGGCCGGAGGACGTGGTCGACTACTTCGGCGACTACAGCACCGGCGGCGACGAGTGCCACATGGCGTTCCACTTCCCCGTCATGCCCCGCATCTTCATGGCGGTCCGCCGCGAGTCGCGCTATCCCGTCTCCGAAATCCTCGCCAAGACCCCGGAGATTCCCTTCAACTGCCAGTGGGGGATCTTCCTGCGCAACCACGACGAGCTGACCCTGGAGATGGTCACCGACGAGGAACGCGACTACATGTGGGCCGAGTACGCCAAGGACCCGCGGATGCGCGCCAACATCGGCATCCGTCGGCGGCTGGCCACGTTGCTGGACAACGACCGCAACCAGATCGAACTGTTCACCGCGCTGCTGCTGTCCCTGCCCGGCTCGCCGATCCTGTACTACGGCGACGAGATCGGCATGGGCGACAACATCTGGCTCGGCGACCGCGACGCGGTGCGCACCCCCATGCAGTGGACACCCGACCGCAACGCGGGCTTCTCCTCCTGCGACCCCGGGCGGCTGTTCCTGCCCACGATCATGGACCCGGTCTACGGCTACCAGGTCACCAACGTCGAGGCGTCCATGTCCTCGCCGTCCTCCCTGCTGCACTGGACCCGGCGGATGATCGAGATCCGCAAGCAGAACCCCGCCTTCGGCCTCGGCTCCTACACCGAACTGCCCTCCTCCAACCCGGCCGTCCTGGCCTTCCTGCGCGAACACGGCGACGACCTCGTCCTGTGCGTGCACAACTTCTCCCGCTTCGCCCAGCCCACCGAACTCGACCTCCAGGCCTTCCAGGGACGCCACCCGGTCGAACTCATCGGTGGCGTCCGCTTCCCCGCCATCGGCGAGCTGCCGTATCTGCTGACCCTGGCGGGCCACGGCTTCTACTGGTTCCGGCTCCGCAGGGACGCGGCCCCGGCCACCAAGGTGAGCCTGATCGCGAGTGCGTGA
- a CDS encoding esterase/lipase family protein, protein MSITGLDLMKPRVVVASLMALRGAALETGWAYVRLAGLPWELTLQGVRGLTSWLGGGDAHLEELDCADQDGLPVLFVHGLADRSSIFTRLRRALSDSGAGPCFMATYNAFNPDIPEAARLLGEQVERVRRQTGGRPVCLVGHSLGGLVVRYYVQRLGGDAHVPLAITLGTPHGGTAMALWGIPHPFLRQLRPGSGLLAELDEPCRGCRTRFVSFYSDLDEAVIPTSRGRLDHPDLRVRNVQVHGVGHLMLPVDGTVIDEVRAVLAEGAGLPLAG, encoded by the coding sequence ATGAGCATCACGGGTCTGGACCTGATGAAACCCCGGGTCGTCGTCGCCTCGCTGATGGCGTTGCGGGGCGCGGCGCTGGAGACCGGATGGGCGTACGTGCGGCTGGCCGGCCTGCCGTGGGAGCTGACCCTGCAGGGGGTCAGGGGCCTCACCTCCTGGCTGGGCGGCGGCGACGCGCACCTGGAGGAGCTGGACTGCGCCGACCAGGACGGCCTGCCCGTGCTGTTCGTGCACGGCCTGGCCGACCGCTCGTCGATCTTCACCCGACTGCGGCGGGCCCTGAGCGACAGCGGCGCCGGGCCCTGCTTCATGGCGACGTACAACGCCTTCAACCCCGACATCCCGGAGGCCGCCCGGCTGCTCGGCGAGCAGGTGGAGCGGGTACGGCGGCAGACCGGTGGCCGGCCGGTGTGCCTGGTCGGGCACAGCCTGGGCGGCCTGGTCGTCCGCTACTACGTGCAGCGGCTCGGCGGCGACGCCCATGTCCCGCTCGCGATCACCCTCGGCACCCCGCACGGCGGCACCGCGATGGCGCTGTGGGGCATCCCGCACCCCTTCCTGCGCCAGCTGCGCCCCGGCAGTGGGCTGCTGGCCGAGCTGGACGAGCCGTGCCGCGGCTGCCGTACCCGGTTCGTGTCCTTCTACAGCGATCTGGACGAGGCCGTGATCCCCACCAGCCGGGGCCGGCTGGACCACCCCGACCTGCGGGTGCGCAACGTCCAGGTGCACGGCGTGGGCCATCTGATGCTCCCGGTGGACGGCACGGTGATCGACGAGGTCCGTGCGGTGCTCGCCGAGGGTGCGGGGCTGCCGCTGGCCGGGTGA
- a CDS encoding pep a2 yields the protein MKTAAPCYYHLEVDVTPERIDQVRRILTAHLRYWNLEAHAETVCHCTDVLLHTIAQHAVDKNTTLEMWWNGQHLITAVQDSERDIRPHYAPSGCLAQIAALSDGWGCCATAGGGKIIWFSRRARSAERAPLVAPSPTPTLSTALGVPRALPVPALAFSEEVGAGVRA from the coding sequence ATGAAGACCGCAGCACCCTGTTACTACCACCTCGAGGTGGACGTCACCCCGGAACGGATCGACCAGGTCCGCCGGATCCTGACCGCCCACCTCCGGTACTGGAACCTGGAGGCGCACGCCGAGACCGTCTGCCACTGCACCGACGTGCTGCTGCACACCATCGCCCAGCACGCGGTGGACAAGAACACCACGCTCGAGATGTGGTGGAACGGCCAGCACCTGATCACCGCCGTCCAGGACAGTGAACGGGACATCCGGCCGCACTACGCGCCGAGCGGCTGTCTGGCGCAGATCGCCGCGCTGAGCGACGGCTGGGGGTGCTGTGCCACCGCCGGCGGCGGAAAGATCATCTGGTTCTCGCGCCGTGCGCGGTCCGCGGAGCGGGCCCCGCTGGTGGCGCCGTCCCCCACGCCCACGCTCAGCACGGCGCTCGGCGTGCCGCGCGCCCTTCCGGTGCCGGCGCTGGCGTTCTCGGAGGAGGTGGGGGCCGGGGTACGCGCCTGA
- a CDS encoding glycoside hydrolase family 15 protein gives MSTTGARPGSADTPGNPFPPHALHDYALLADGERGALIGPDGAIGWLCAPCWHDDAVFANLIGGRGVYAVTPRDTYVFGGYYEEGTLIWRSRWVTVDGIIECREALAFPGDPERLILLRQLRAVDNPARVTLALDPHADYGRAPLDPPRQPAPGVWELRTGGLHLRWQGPASAVPGAQGLTADLDLAEGERLDLVLECSGSPLPRALPRAEELWRTTEDAWRRVMPKLENTLAPRDARRAYAVLRGLTTRDGGMVAAATTSLPERAEEGRNYDYRYVWIRDQSFAGQAAAAAGAPELLDDAVRFVTERLHDDGPDLAPAYTVHGAPVPDQRDLDLPGYPGGFDRIGNQVRKQFQLDGFGEALLLFAAAARLRRLDDTGWKAVALAVRAVAERWQEPDAGIWELESRKWTHSRLSCVAGLRAVAEAAPRHPLADTCTRLADTILTATAANSVHPDGHWQRAPDDPKVDAALLLPAVRGGLPAEDPRTRATLEACRRDLTQDHFVYRFRHDGRPLEQAEGAFLLCGFVMALAEHRQGRRASAYRWFERNRGACGASGLYAEEFDIAQRQLRGNLPQAFVHALLLDSAARLTGPPE, from the coding sequence ATGAGCACCACGGGCGCCCGCCCGGGCAGCGCGGACACCCCCGGCAACCCGTTCCCGCCGCACGCCCTGCACGACTACGCGCTGCTGGCCGACGGCGAACGGGGCGCGCTGATCGGGCCGGACGGCGCCATCGGCTGGCTGTGCGCCCCCTGCTGGCACGACGACGCCGTCTTCGCCAACCTCATCGGCGGCCGGGGCGTCTACGCCGTGACCCCGCGCGACACGTACGTCTTCGGCGGGTACTACGAGGAGGGCACCCTCATCTGGCGCAGCCGCTGGGTGACCGTCGACGGCATCATCGAGTGCCGCGAGGCGCTGGCCTTCCCCGGCGACCCCGAACGGCTGATCCTGCTGCGGCAGCTCCGGGCCGTCGACAACCCGGCCCGGGTCACCCTCGCCCTCGACCCGCACGCCGACTACGGCCGCGCCCCCCTCGACCCGCCCCGGCAGCCCGCGCCCGGGGTGTGGGAGCTGCGCACCGGCGGCCTCCACCTGCGCTGGCAGGGACCCGCGTCCGCCGTGCCCGGCGCGCAGGGACTCACCGCCGACCTGGACCTCGCGGAGGGCGAGCGGCTCGACCTCGTCCTGGAGTGCTCCGGCTCCCCACTGCCGCGCGCACTCCCGCGCGCCGAGGAGCTGTGGCGCACCACCGAGGACGCCTGGCGGCGGGTGATGCCGAAGCTGGAGAACACCCTCGCGCCCCGCGACGCCCGCCGCGCCTACGCCGTCCTGCGCGGGCTGACCACCCGCGACGGCGGCATGGTCGCCGCGGCCACCACCAGCCTGCCCGAGCGGGCCGAGGAGGGCCGCAACTACGACTACCGGTACGTGTGGATCCGCGACCAGAGCTTCGCCGGGCAGGCCGCGGCCGCCGCCGGGGCGCCCGAACTCCTCGACGACGCCGTCCGGTTCGTCACCGAGCGGCTGCACGACGACGGGCCCGACCTGGCCCCCGCCTACACCGTGCACGGCGCCCCCGTGCCCGACCAGCGGGACCTCGACCTGCCGGGCTACCCCGGCGGGTTCGACCGGATCGGCAACCAGGTGCGCAAGCAGTTCCAGCTCGACGGCTTCGGCGAGGCCCTGCTGCTGTTCGCCGCCGCCGCCCGGCTGCGACGCCTCGACGACACCGGCTGGAAGGCCGTCGCCCTCGCCGTCCGCGCCGTCGCCGAACGCTGGCAGGAACCCGACGCGGGCATCTGGGAGCTGGAGAGCCGCAAGTGGACCCACTCCCGGCTGAGCTGCGTCGCCGGCTTGCGGGCGGTCGCCGAGGCGGCCCCGCGCCACCCGCTGGCCGACACCTGCACCCGGCTCGCCGACACGATCCTGACGGCCACCGCCGCGAACAGCGTCCACCCCGACGGGCACTGGCAGCGCGCCCCCGACGACCCCAAGGTCGACGCCGCGCTGCTGCTGCCCGCCGTACGGGGCGGGCTGCCGGCCGAGGACCCGCGCACCCGCGCCACCCTGGAGGCCTGCCGCCGTGATCTGACCCAGGACCATTTCGTCTACCGCTTCCGGCACGACGGCAGACCCCTGGAACAGGCCGAGGGCGCCTTCCTGCTGTGCGGCTTCGTCATGGCCCTGGCCGAGCACCGGCAGGGCCGCCGCGCCTCGGCGTACCGCTGGTTCGAACGCAACCGGGGTGCGTGCGGGGCCTCCGGCCTGTACGCCGAGGAGTTCGACATCGCCCAGCGCCAGCTGCGCGGCAACCTGCCCCAGGCGTTCGTCCACGCCCTGCTGCTCGACTCGGCGGCCCGCCTGACCGGGCCGCCGGAGTGA
- a CDS encoding SDR family oxidoreductase, which produces MNEQQHPGEQHPRPDFPAQDQPHPGWTGPMDPPPDHGEDSYRGSGRLEGRKAVITGGDSGIGRAVALAFAREGADVLFTHLDEEKDDARETARLVEEAGRRTVPVSCDIREEENCRALVDRAVREFGRIDVLVNNAAYQMSQPDGIEAISTEQFDRVVRTNLYGLFWLSKFALPHIPAGGSIINSASVQAYKPSPHLLDYATTKGAIVTFTQGLAQMLAERGIRVNAVAPGPVWTPLIPATLPDTQEFGKQAPLGRPAQPAEMAPAYVFLASQEASFITAEIVNATGGTPLP; this is translated from the coding sequence GTGAACGAGCAGCAGCATCCCGGAGAGCAGCACCCCCGCCCGGACTTCCCCGCCCAGGACCAGCCGCACCCCGGCTGGACCGGCCCGATGGACCCGCCCCCGGACCACGGCGAGGACTCCTACCGGGGCAGCGGTCGGCTGGAGGGCCGCAAGGCGGTGATCACCGGCGGTGACTCCGGTATCGGGCGGGCCGTGGCGCTGGCGTTCGCCCGCGAGGGCGCCGATGTGCTCTTCACCCATCTGGACGAGGAGAAGGACGACGCCCGGGAGACGGCCCGTCTGGTGGAGGAGGCCGGGCGGCGCACGGTGCCGGTGTCGTGCGACATCCGGGAGGAGGAGAACTGCCGGGCGCTGGTCGACCGGGCCGTGCGCGAGTTCGGCCGGATCGACGTCCTGGTGAACAACGCGGCCTATCAGATGTCGCAGCCGGACGGCATCGAGGCGATCTCCACCGAGCAGTTCGACCGGGTGGTGCGGACCAACCTCTACGGCCTGTTCTGGCTGTCGAAGTTCGCGCTGCCGCACATCCCGGCGGGCGGCAGCATCATCAACTCCGCGTCCGTGCAGGCGTACAAGCCCAGTCCGCATCTGCTGGACTACGCGACGACGAAGGGCGCCATCGTCACCTTCACCCAGGGGCTGGCGCAGATGCTGGCGGAGAGGGGCATCCGGGTGAACGCGGTGGCGCCGGGCCCGGTGTGGACCCCGCTGATCCCGGCGACGCTCCCGGACACGCAGGAGTTCGGCAAGCAGGCCCCGCTCGGCCGGCCCGCCCAGCCGGCCGAGATGGCGCCCGCGTATGTGTTCCTGGCCTCGCAGGAGGCGTCGTTCATCACCGCGGAGATCGTCAACGCGACGGGCGGCACTCCGCTGCCGTAG
- a CDS encoding maltokinase N-terminal cap-like domain-containing protein, with the protein MPNTATLRPSGLGAGSLLTSLADLLHGWLPRQRWFAGKGRPVTKLALLSVTELHPGCLHLLVHAGHAEPPSGEHPLHDCYQLLLGARETLPPHLAPAAIGRPAEGPLAGLMVYDALQDPRSAALLLERLRTPGTAGALAFERDAKVLLPSGLAPRLLDAEQSNSSVVYGDTYILKVFRRVQPGVNPDLEVPGALARQGCTRVPAPVAWVRTSLPWDATLAVLQPYLRGAEDGWTQALGTLASGADFTEEAYELGRATAEVHLALAAAFPLEYPDRRQHRHLAAAMRDRIDAVARAVPQLQPYAPALSSAVEALAGLDAARPAQRIHGDLHLGQVLRTGNDWHLIDFEGEPARPLPERRRAQSPIRDVAGMLRSFDYAARTGRPWRPEWSQRCREAYCAGYAAAAGWDPRQEPELLRAHETDRAVYEVLYEARHRPDWLPVPMAAITRLAERPPAGSRRPTP; encoded by the coding sequence ATGCCGAACACCGCAACGCTCCGCCCGAGTGGCCTGGGCGCGGGGTCGCTGCTGACCTCACTTGCCGACCTGCTGCACGGCTGGCTGCCCCGGCAGCGCTGGTTCGCGGGCAAGGGCCGCCCCGTCACGAAGCTCGCCCTGCTCAGCGTGACCGAGCTGCACCCCGGGTGTCTGCATCTGCTGGTGCACGCGGGACACGCCGAGCCGCCGTCCGGGGAGCATCCCCTGCACGACTGCTACCAACTGCTCCTCGGCGCCCGTGAGACGCTGCCGCCGCACCTGGCGCCCGCCGCCATCGGCCGCCCGGCTGAGGGCCCGCTGGCCGGACTGATGGTCTACGACGCCCTCCAGGACCCCCGCTCGGCCGCCCTGCTCCTGGAGCGGCTGCGCACCCCGGGCACCGCGGGCGCCCTCGCCTTCGAACGTGACGCCAAGGTGCTGCTGCCCTCCGGGCTCGCGCCCCGGCTCCTGGACGCCGAGCAGTCCAACTCCTCGGTGGTGTACGGCGACACGTACATCCTCAAGGTGTTCCGCCGCGTCCAGCCCGGTGTCAACCCCGACCTGGAGGTGCCCGGTGCCCTCGCCCGGCAGGGCTGCACCCGGGTCCCGGCGCCCGTCGCCTGGGTCCGCACCTCGCTGCCGTGGGACGCCACCCTCGCCGTCCTCCAGCCGTATCTGCGCGGCGCCGAGGACGGCTGGACCCAGGCGCTCGGTACGCTCGCCTCCGGGGCCGACTTCACCGAGGAGGCGTACGAACTGGGGCGGGCCACCGCCGAGGTGCACCTCGCGCTCGCCGCCGCGTTCCCGCTGGAGTACCCCGACCGGCGCCAGCACCGGCACCTGGCGGCCGCGATGCGCGACCGCATCGACGCCGTCGCCCGTGCCGTGCCCCAACTCCAGCCGTACGCCCCCGCGCTGAGCTCGGCGGTCGAGGCGCTCGCCGGACTGGACGCGGCCCGCCCCGCGCAGCGCATCCACGGCGACCTCCACCTGGGGCAGGTGCTGCGCACCGGGAACGACTGGCACCTCATCGACTTCGAGGGCGAACCGGCCCGCCCGCTGCCCGAACGCCGTCGCGCCCAGTCGCCGATAAGGGATGTCGCGGGCATGCTGCGGTCCTTCGACTACGCGGCGCGCACGGGCAGGCCGTGGCGCCCCGAATGGTCCCAGCGCTGCCGGGAGGCGTACTGCGCGGGGTACGCCGCCGCGGCCGGCTGGGACCCCCGCCAGGAACCCGAACTGCTGCGCGCCCATGAGACGGACCGGGCCGTGTACGAGGTCCTCTACGAGGCCCGGCACCGCCCCGACTGGCTGCCCGTGCCGATGGCGGCGATCACCCGTCTCGCCGAACGTCCACCGGCCGGATCGAGGAGGCCCACACCATGA
- a CDS encoding ribonuclease BN, with protein MEPSGEPRSRSWLGELRGRAKELELLHRAMGFATLALVTLAPLLIVVAAADPLGHGGFALWLVDGMGLSGRSAAAVREVFTPPSRVVGTTSVWGAVLLAVFGLSFAASVQNGYERIWGLAAGPWHRVWRQLVWLVVLMAYLYLQVQTRSVLEGSYRIALSAGTGLLFFWWGPRFLLGRQVRWRELLPGAVTTVVCLGGLRVFSILVFTPLVVTNAVSYGAVGTVLVVESWFAGAGFVVYGGALFGRMVWEGVASRRA; from the coding sequence ATGGAGCCGTCCGGGGAGCCGCGCAGCCGGTCGTGGCTCGGTGAGCTGCGCGGGCGGGCGAAGGAACTGGAGCTGCTGCACCGCGCCATGGGGTTCGCCACGCTCGCACTGGTCACGCTGGCGCCGCTGCTGATCGTGGTGGCCGCGGCGGATCCGCTGGGGCACGGGGGGTTCGCGCTGTGGCTGGTGGACGGCATGGGGCTGTCCGGCCGGTCCGCGGCGGCGGTCCGCGAGGTGTTCACCCCGCCCAGCCGGGTGGTGGGCACGACGAGTGTGTGGGGTGCGGTGCTGCTGGCCGTGTTCGGGCTGTCGTTCGCGGCGAGTGTGCAGAACGGGTACGAGAGGATCTGGGGGCTGGCGGCGGGGCCCTGGCACCGGGTGTGGCGGCAGTTGGTCTGGCTGGTGGTGCTGATGGCGTACCTGTACCTGCAGGTGCAGACGCGGTCGGTGCTGGAGGGGTCGTACCGGATCGCGCTGAGCGCGGGGACGGGGTTGTTGTTCTTCTGGTGGGGGCCGCGGTTTCTGCTGGGGCGGCAGGTGAGGTGGCGGGAGCTGTTGCCGGGGGCGGTGACGACGGTGGTGTGTCTGGGTGGGCTGCGGGTGTTCTCGATCCTGGTGTTCACGCCGCTCGTGGTGACGAACGCGGTGAGTTACGGAGCGGTGGGGACGGTGCTGGTGGTCGAGTCGTGGTTCGCGGGGGCGGGGTTCGTGGTGTACGGGGGCGCGTTGTTCGGGCGGATGGTGTGGGAGGGGGTTGCCTCCCGGCGGGCGTAG